A region of the bacterium genome:
TTGCATTTAAATGGTTTACTTATCAATCTTTCTAACGTCTTTATTCTAGTCCCATTAATATGTATCACTAAGCCCTTTGTATATCCTTCGGCTTTTTCAGGCTCTGATCTTATAAGAAATGATAGATATGTTTTGTATACACCCTGTTTGATGAATGAAAAAACAGCTGGTTTATCGACTGCCAGTCTTAATTCCTCAACTTCTGGACTAAGAACAAGTTCCCCTGCCATTGAAGAATTTCCTATCAGAACAAAACCTAAAACAAGCAATAAAATTCTTAGTATCATGCTACTTCCATGTTTGTCTTTACCTTATACATAACTGGAACCTCTCCGCAATCAGGAAACTTTGGACACTTAATACAATCAGCCCAGATTTTGTGAGGAAGTTCTGCTCTGTCAATTCTAAAAAACTTCTTTTTCTCGAAAAACTCAGGTTTATAAGTAAGCGCAAATACCTTGCTTAGCCCTATCTGGCTCATTTCTTCAATACATGCTTCTACCAGTTTAGCACCTATCCCCTTACCCTGTTCTTCAGTTTTCACAGCAAGAGACCGTATCTCACCAAGATCTTCCCACACAACATGAAGAGCGCAACATCCGAAAATCTTTCCTGCTTTCTCAAATACAAAGAAATCCCTTAAGTTATCGTATAATTCACTTAAGGAACGCGGAAGCATTTTCTCCTTGTTTGCAAATTCCATAATCAAGTTATAAACCTGTTTTATGTCAGCTATTTTTGCTTTTCTTATCATTATTTCTCTTTGCTATCCTCTCTAAAATTATAATAATCATGAAGATACACACGGCTTGAACCAATATTACACCTGCTCCCCATATATTAGCAAAACAAAGCAGTAAAGCATTAATCCCTACACAGAAGGTAACCAGATAAATAAACCATACTGCTTGTCTCTGTGTCATTCCTAGATTAACAAGCCTGTGTGAAAAATGATTTTTATCCCCCTGCAAAATGGCTTTTTTACTCTTAATCCTTACGATCACCACGGATATTGTATCGAAGATTGGCACTCCAAGTATTAAAACAGGCATAATTACAGGAAAGAACGTAGGGCTGTTTTTCGTATAATAGGAACTTACAACTGTTAATACAGCCAGTATATAGCCTATAAACATACTACCTGCATCGCCCATAAATATCCTGGCAGGATACATATTATAACGCAAAAAACCAAATATGCTTCCAGCAAGAACTAAAAGTATTGTTGCAGTGAAAACCTGCCCTTGTAATGCTGTTATCGCGAAAAATATCATAGACGCAATAAACGCCACACCCGCTGAGAGTCCATCCATATTATCCAGCAGATTAAATGCATTCGTAATCCCAACGATCCATATAAGTGTGATAAGACTGCTAATAAAATTATTCTCTATAAAAAGCGTTATTCTTACACCAAAACTAATAAGCAGTAATGCAACCATTATCTGTGCCATTAGTTTTGTTTTTGCAGATAATTTATAAATATCGTCAACCAGCCCCAACCCCAATATAAGTATTCCACTAAACAAAATAACAACTAGTTTGGGTAATACAGCCTTTATTGAAACGATTT
Encoded here:
- a CDS encoding undecaprenyl/decaprenyl-phosphate alpha-N-acetylglucosaminyl 1-phosphate transferase, translating into MWYVIYFCCFIVSFLLSLILVPIARKFAIKHSILDQPGEWKIHLEPKPLLGGVAICIAFIGTVLINLLILFFGSEIFSLTHLMPDFLFNEIVSIKAVLPKLVVILFSGILILGLGLVDDIYKLSAKTKLMAQIMVALLLISFGVRITLFIENNFISSLITLIWIVGITNAFNLLDNMDGLSAGVAFIASMIFFAITALQGQVFTATILLVLAGSIFGFLRYNMYPARIFMGDAGSMFIGYILAVLTVVSSYYTKNSPTFFPVIMPVLILGVPIFDTISVVIVRIKSKKAILQGDKNHFSHRLVNLGMTQRQAVWFIYLVTFCVGINALLLCFANIWGAGVILVQAVCIFMIIIILERIAKRNNDKKSKNS
- a CDS encoding N-acetyltransferase; protein product: MIRKAKIADIKQVYNLIMEFANKEKMLPRSLSELYDNLRDFFVFEKAGKIFGCCALHVVWEDLGEIRSLAVKTEEQGKGIGAKLVEACIEEMSQIGLSKVFALTYKPEFFEKKKFFRIDRAELPHKIWADCIKCPKFPDCGEVPVMYKVKTNMEVA